Proteins from a single region of Candidatus Methylacidiphilales bacterium:
- a CDS encoding zinc metallopeptidase: protein MFLLIFIVTAAISIIAVCRVKAAYAKWSKVPAGSGYTGARCAERILESAGIHDVEIVEADSMLGDHYDPMNKRLVLSTENYHGDSAAALGVSAHECGHAIQHKLAYAPLQWRMASVGATTYANQAVTWLPLLFWITGGYHGGFGISLHTYLLVMSLGWGIIMLFNLITLPVEFDASRRAKIILNKMHFLSSEEAETGMRKVLDAAAWTYVAAFITSLLYMLYYLLPLLMGGRRND, encoded by the coding sequence ATGTTTCTGCTCATTTTTATCGTAACAGCCGCCATCTCCATCATTGCGGTATGCCGGGTGAAGGCCGCCTACGCCAAGTGGAGCAAGGTGCCGGCCGGGTCCGGCTACACGGGCGCGCGCTGCGCCGAACGCATCCTGGAATCGGCGGGAATCCATGATGTTGAAATTGTGGAGGCCGATTCGATGCTCGGCGACCACTATGATCCGATGAACAAGCGGCTGGTCCTTTCAACTGAAAATTATCACGGGGACTCGGCCGCGGCGCTGGGTGTTTCCGCCCACGAATGCGGCCACGCGATCCAGCACAAGCTGGCCTATGCGCCGCTCCAATGGCGCATGGCCTCGGTTGGCGCCACCACTTATGCCAACCAGGCGGTTACCTGGCTGCCCCTGCTCTTTTGGATCACCGGCGGTTATCATGGCGGGTTTGGAATTTCCCTTCACACCTATCTGCTGGTCATGTCGCTCGGCTGGGGAATCATCATGCTTTTCAACCTGATTACATTGCCGGTCGAATTCGACGCTTCGCGGCGCGCAAAAATCATTCTCAACAAAATGCATTTCCTGTCTTCCGAAGAAGCCGAAACCGGCATGCGAAAAGTGCTCGATGCGGCGGCTTGGACCTATGTGGCGGCCTTTATCACGTCGCTGCTTTATATGC